Proteins from a single region of Macaca fascicularis isolate 582-1 chromosome 5, T2T-MFA8v1.1:
- the CASP6 gene encoding caspase-6 isoform X3: MPSIKEKYKMDHRRRGIALIFNHERFFWRLTLPERRGTCTDRDNLTRRFSDLGFEVKCFNDLKAEELLLKIHEVSTSSHADADCFVCVFLSHGEGNHVYAYDAKIEIQTLTGLFKGDKCQSLVGKPKIFIIQACRGDQHDVPVIPLDEVDNQTDKLDTNITEVDAASVYTLPAGADFLMCYSVAEGYYSHRETVNGSWYIQDLCEMLGKYGSSLEFTELLTLVNRKVSQRRVDFCKDPSAIGKKQVPCFASMLTKKLHFFPKSN; this comes from the exons ATGCCTTCTATAAAAG AAAAGTACAAAATGGACCACAGGAGGAGAGGAATTGCTTTAATCTTCAATCATGAGAGGTTCTTTTGGCGCTTAACACTGCCAGAAAGGCGGGGCACCTGCACAGACAGAGACAATCTTACCCGCAG GTTTTCAGATCTAGGATTTGAAGTGAAATGCTTTAACGATCTTAAAGCAGAAGAACTACTGCTCAAAATTCATGAGG TGTCAACCTCTAGCCACGCAGATGCCGATTGCTTTGTGTGTGTCTTCCTGAGCCATGGTGAAGGCAATCACGTTTATGCATATGATGCTAAAATCGAAATTCAGACATTAACTGGCTTGTTCAAAGGAGACAAGTGTCAGAGCCTGGTTGGAAAACCCAAGATATTTATCATTCAG GCATGTCGGGGAGACCAGCACGATGTGCCAGTCATTCCTTTGGATGAAGTAGATAATCAGACAGACAAGCTGGACACCAACATAACTGAGGTAGATGCAGCCTCCGTTTACACGTTGCCTGCTGGAGCTGACTTCCTTATGTGTTACTCCGTTGCAGAAG GATATTATTCTCACCGGGAAACTGTGAACGGCTCATGGTACATTCAGGATTTGTGTGAGATGTTGGGAAAATATGGCTCCTCCTTAGAGTTCACAGAACTCCTCACACTGGTGAACAGGAAAGTTTCTCAGCGCCGAGTGGACTTTTGCAAAGACCCAAGTGCGATTGGAAAGAAGCAGGTTCCCTGCTTTGCCTCAATGCTAACTAAAAAGCTGCATTTCTTTCCAAAATCTAATTAA
- the CASP6 gene encoding caspase-6 isoform X1 produces MSSASGLRGVHPAGGEENMTETDAFYKREMFDPAEKYKMDHRRRGIALIFNHERFFWRLTLPERRGTCTDRDNLTRRFSDLGFEVKCFNDLKAEELLLKIHEVSTSSHADADCFVCVFLSHGEGNHVYAYDAKIEIQTLTGLFKGDKCQSLVGKPKIFIIQACRGDQHDVPVIPLDEVDNQTDKLDTNITEVDAASVYTLPAGADFLMCYSVAEGYYSHRETVNGSWYIQDLCEMLGKYGSSLEFTELLTLVNRKVSQRRVDFCKDPSAIGKKQVPCFASMLTKKLHFFPKSN; encoded by the exons ATGAGCTCGGCGTCGGGGCTCCGCGGGGTGCACCCCGCAG gtGGGGAAGAAAACATGACAGAAACAGATGCCTTCTATAAAAG AGAAATGTTTGATCCGGCAGAAAAGTACAAAATGGACCACAGGAGGAGAGGAATTGCTTTAATCTTCAATCATGAGAGGTTCTTTTGGCGCTTAACACTGCCAGAAAGGCGGGGCACCTGCACAGACAGAGACAATCTTACCCGCAG GTTTTCAGATCTAGGATTTGAAGTGAAATGCTTTAACGATCTTAAAGCAGAAGAACTACTGCTCAAAATTCATGAGG TGTCAACCTCTAGCCACGCAGATGCCGATTGCTTTGTGTGTGTCTTCCTGAGCCATGGTGAAGGCAATCACGTTTATGCATATGATGCTAAAATCGAAATTCAGACATTAACTGGCTTGTTCAAAGGAGACAAGTGTCAGAGCCTGGTTGGAAAACCCAAGATATTTATCATTCAG GCATGTCGGGGAGACCAGCACGATGTGCCAGTCATTCCTTTGGATGAAGTAGATAATCAGACAGACAAGCTGGACACCAACATAACTGAGGTAGATGCAGCCTCCGTTTACACGTTGCCTGCTGGAGCTGACTTCCTTATGTGTTACTCCGTTGCAGAAG GATATTATTCTCACCGGGAAACTGTGAACGGCTCATGGTACATTCAGGATTTGTGTGAGATGTTGGGAAAATATGGCTCCTCCTTAGAGTTCACAGAACTCCTCACACTGGTGAACAGGAAAGTTTCTCAGCGCCGAGTGGACTTTTGCAAAGACCCAAGTGCGATTGGAAAGAAGCAGGTTCCCTGCTTTGCCTCAATGCTAACTAAAAAGCTGCATTTCTTTCCAAAATCTAATTAA
- the CASP6 gene encoding caspase-6 isoform X2 produces the protein MTETDAFYKREMFDPAEKYKMDHRRRGIALIFNHERFFWRLTLPERRGTCTDRDNLTRRFSDLGFEVKCFNDLKAEELLLKIHEVSTSSHADADCFVCVFLSHGEGNHVYAYDAKIEIQTLTGLFKGDKCQSLVGKPKIFIIQACRGDQHDVPVIPLDEVDNQTDKLDTNITEVDAASVYTLPAGADFLMCYSVAEGYYSHRETVNGSWYIQDLCEMLGKYGSSLEFTELLTLVNRKVSQRRVDFCKDPSAIGKKQVPCFASMLTKKLHFFPKSN, from the exons ATGACAGAAACAGATGCCTTCTATAAAAG AGAAATGTTTGATCCGGCAGAAAAGTACAAAATGGACCACAGGAGGAGAGGAATTGCTTTAATCTTCAATCATGAGAGGTTCTTTTGGCGCTTAACACTGCCAGAAAGGCGGGGCACCTGCACAGACAGAGACAATCTTACCCGCAG GTTTTCAGATCTAGGATTTGAAGTGAAATGCTTTAACGATCTTAAAGCAGAAGAACTACTGCTCAAAATTCATGAGG TGTCAACCTCTAGCCACGCAGATGCCGATTGCTTTGTGTGTGTCTTCCTGAGCCATGGTGAAGGCAATCACGTTTATGCATATGATGCTAAAATCGAAATTCAGACATTAACTGGCTTGTTCAAAGGAGACAAGTGTCAGAGCCTGGTTGGAAAACCCAAGATATTTATCATTCAG GCATGTCGGGGAGACCAGCACGATGTGCCAGTCATTCCTTTGGATGAAGTAGATAATCAGACAGACAAGCTGGACACCAACATAACTGAGGTAGATGCAGCCTCCGTTTACACGTTGCCTGCTGGAGCTGACTTCCTTATGTGTTACTCCGTTGCAGAAG GATATTATTCTCACCGGGAAACTGTGAACGGCTCATGGTACATTCAGGATTTGTGTGAGATGTTGGGAAAATATGGCTCCTCCTTAGAGTTCACAGAACTCCTCACACTGGTGAACAGGAAAGTTTCTCAGCGCCGAGTGGACTTTTGCAAAGACCCAAGTGCGATTGGAAAGAAGCAGGTTCCCTGCTTTGCCTCAATGCTAACTAAAAAGCTGCATTTCTTTCCAAAATCTAATTAA
- the CASP6 gene encoding caspase-6 isoform X4, with protein MSSASGLRGVHPAGGEENMTETDAFYKREMFDPAEKYKMDHRRRGIALIFNHERFFWRLTLPERRGTCTDRDNLTRRFSDLGFEVKCFNDLKAEELLLKIHEVSTSSHADADCFVCVFLSHGEGNHVYAYDAKIEIQTLTGLFKGDKCQSLVGKPKIFIIQVLKE; from the exons ATGAGCTCGGCGTCGGGGCTCCGCGGGGTGCACCCCGCAG gtGGGGAAGAAAACATGACAGAAACAGATGCCTTCTATAAAAG AGAAATGTTTGATCCGGCAGAAAAGTACAAAATGGACCACAGGAGGAGAGGAATTGCTTTAATCTTCAATCATGAGAGGTTCTTTTGGCGCTTAACACTGCCAGAAAGGCGGGGCACCTGCACAGACAGAGACAATCTTACCCGCAG GTTTTCAGATCTAGGATTTGAAGTGAAATGCTTTAACGATCTTAAAGCAGAAGAACTACTGCTCAAAATTCATGAGG TGTCAACCTCTAGCCACGCAGATGCCGATTGCTTTGTGTGTGTCTTCCTGAGCCATGGTGAAGGCAATCACGTTTATGCATATGATGCTAAAATCGAAATTCAGACATTAACTGGCTTGTTCAAAGGAGACAAGTGTCAGAGCCTGGTTGGAAAACCCAAGATATTTATCATTCAG